Proteins from one Streptococcus mitis B6 genomic window:
- a CDS encoding SLATT domain-containing protein encodes MSFNKNIKNSKNSNLDKLDEMIQDEIRKLKIVRRARILASERLGGYASKWDMYLLWMAILSSALLVISLIVPNEGLIKKVVSGCFSMYTVIIQYYVSTLNYRERALKFHYHHIEINKLKESLQWLSLQGYNFKKKNAKFKVIVEKYNLILQQQENHSEYDFHRAKCKEIRQLDFSMDNIFVNIQPIVIILFILSYLFLGGICNEITI; translated from the coding sequence ATGAGTTTTAATAAAAATATCAAAAATAGCAAAAATAGTAATCTTGATAAGCTTGATGAAATGATTCAAGATGAAATTAGAAAACTAAAAATTGTTAGGCGAGCTCGTATTTTGGCTAGTGAACGACTTGGGGGATATGCTAGTAAGTGGGACATGTATTTACTTTGGATGGCTATTTTATCTAGTGCCTTATTAGTTATTTCATTGATAGTTCCAAATGAAGGTTTGATAAAAAAAGTAGTTTCAGGATGTTTTTCTATGTATACAGTTATCATTCAATATTATGTGTCCACATTAAACTATAGAGAACGTGCTTTGAAATTCCATTATCACCATATAGAAATTAATAAACTTAAAGAATCACTTCAATGGTTATCTCTACAAGGTTATAATTTTAAAAAGAAGAATGCTAAATTTAAAGTTATAGTAGAAAAATATAATCTTATTCTTCAGCAACAAGAAAATCATAGTGAGTACGATTTTCATAGAGCAAAGTGTAAAGAAATTAGACAGTTAGATTTTAGTATGGATAATATTTTCGTAAATATCCAACCGATTGTTATTATCTTATTTATTCTTAGTTACTTGTTCTTGGGAGGTATTTGCAATGAGATTACAATTTAA
- a CDS encoding site-specific DNA-methyltransferase, which translates to MDGRESYEFTWVGKREAIAEAGRPTTKTLRPDLDESVDFENSENVFITGDNLEVLKILQESYLGKIDMIYIDPPYNTGKDFVYSDKFQKTDEELKEDMELLDEEGRQVVGLTKNEKTSARYHSDWLNMMYPRLRLARNLLKDSGVIFISIDDNEQANLKAICDEIFGEENFVASITRNTNSSKNQSLYISVSHEYCLVYSKDEIELAKKHSENKWSVDKNNINEYKKRVKQLQNAGLSNEEITYELKELTKYPRFIDFTNYWYFDERGLYRKGDLGGVKNGNMTPLFNPLTCQEDPVPPGGYRYKNEKLQELVNDNRIHFHTDGSLPTIKRYLNENSKQRPKSIMSDDQRPDYALLKNMGIEFDNPKQMSFMTRILSIFDSEAIFFDFFAGSGTTAHAVMQLNAEDGGNRKFILCTLDEEVADKSAAKEAGYETIDQISRERIRRAAIKIQEEHPELVGKQDFGFKAYKLDSSNFKDVLARPDQFIQGELFDSVSNIKEGRTGLDLLFQVMLTWGMELSLAIDLEKVAGAEVYDVDQGSLMACFEDEISEEVIRHIAQAQPLRAVFRDSSFANSADKINVSEIFKELSPHTKVKVV; encoded by the coding sequence GTGGATGGTCGAGAATCCTATGAGTTTACTTGGGTTGGAAAGCGTGAAGCTATCGCAGAAGCTGGGCGACCAACTACCAAAACCTTAAGACCAGATCTTGATGAAAGTGTTGACTTTGAAAACAGTGAAAATGTCTTTATTACTGGGGATAATTTAGAAGTCTTGAAAATCTTACAGGAATCCTATCTAGGAAAAATCGATATGATCTATATCGATCCCCCCTATAATACAGGGAAAGACTTTGTATACTCTGATAAGTTCCAAAAAACAGATGAAGAGCTGAAAGAAGATATGGAACTTTTGGATGAAGAAGGACGCCAGGTCGTTGGGCTCACAAAAAATGAAAAGACATCGGCCCGTTACCACTCAGACTGGCTCAATATGATGTATCCACGTCTCCGTCTAGCACGTAATCTCCTCAAGGATTCAGGTGTTATCTTTATCTCTATCGATGATAATGAACAAGCTAATCTTAAAGCCATTTGTGATGAGATATTTGGGGAGGAGAATTTTGTAGCAAGTATTACTAGGAATACAAATAGTTCTAAGAACCAAAGTTTATATATTTCGGTAAGTCATGAATATTGTCTAGTTTATTCCAAAGACGAAATAGAATTAGCAAAAAAACATAGTGAAAATAAATGGTCTGTAGATAAGAATAATATAAATGAGTATAAAAAGAGGGTAAAGCAATTACAAAATGCTGGTTTAAGTAATGAAGAAATTACATATGAATTAAAAGAATTAACGAAGTATCCACGATTCATAGATTTTACCAATTACTGGTACTTTGATGAACGTGGATTATATCGTAAAGGTGATTTAGGTGGCGTAAAAAATGGGAATATGACTCCTCTATTTAATCCTCTAACATGTCAAGAAGACCCTGTACCTCCTGGTGGATATCGCTATAAAAATGAAAAATTACAAGAACTTGTAAATGATAATAGAATTCATTTCCATACAGATGGAAGTTTGCCAACGATAAAGAGATATTTGAATGAAAACTCCAAGCAACGTCCAAAATCCATTATGAGTGATGATCAAAGACCTGATTATGCGTTGTTAAAAAATATGGGGATTGAATTTGATAATCCTAAGCAAATGAGTTTTATGACGAGGATATTGAGTATTTTTGATTCCGAAGCAATATTTTTTGATTTTTTTGCAGGCTCTGGAACAACTGCTCATGCAGTCATGCAATTAAATGCTGAAGATGGTGGAAATCGTAAGTTTATCTTGTGTACTTTGGATGAAGAAGTAGCAGATAAGTCTGCTGCTAAAGAAGCAGGTTATGAAACTATTGACCAGATTTCTCGGGAGCGAATTCGTCGAGCTGCTATCAAGATTCAGGAGGAGCATCCAGAGTTGGTTGGCAAGCAAGATTTTGGATTCAAAGCTTACAAACTAGATTCTTCTAATTTTAAAGATGTTTTAGCTCGGCCAGATCAATTTATCCAAGGAGAACTTTTTGATAGTGTATCCAATATCAAGGAAGGACGTACTGGCCTTGATTTACTTTTCCAAGTTATGCTAACATGGGGAATGGAACTGTCACTAGCCATTGACTTGGAGAAAGTAGCAGGCGCAGAAGTTTATGATGTAGATCAAGGATCACTCATGGCTTGTTTTGAAGATGAAATATCAGAAGAAGTCATCCGTCACATCGCTCAAGCGCAACCACTCCGTGCCGTTTTCCGTGATAGCTCATTTGCCAATTCAGCAGATAAGATTAACGTAAGTGAAATCTTCAAAGAATTGTCACCTCATACAAAAGTGAAGGTGGTGTAG
- a CDS encoding DUF4391 domain-containing protein, protein MIRFPSYTALSKAHLLYRPHKKGNSDFFDNLNVSVKEKKDLREQIRAIQITHQIDTSTTNIPAGKKVKQIMVLEIELEQMDVSLTLLEQLDIRLGIYTAFVLKYPQGREELLIHYKEPLSQEKDGKHFKIVRRFQTCDDVSIDFEGNDLDDVYESLVKETGKKELQVLEKANLRNSIELSDQLDKLEKKAQQLKKKMYSEKSMRKQMEIKRDYQATLKEIEALKKQN, encoded by the coding sequence ATGATTAGATTTCCATCCTATACAGCCTTATCAAAAGCTCACCTTCTATATCGGCCTCATAAAAAGGGAAATAGTGATTTTTTTGATAATCTTAATGTATCTGTAAAAGAAAAGAAAGATTTAAGAGAACAGATTAGAGCAATTCAAATTACTCATCAGATTGATACAAGTACCACTAATATTCCTGCAGGAAAAAAAGTGAAGCAAATCATGGTTTTAGAAATAGAACTCGAACAAATGGATGTTTCCTTAACTTTATTAGAACAGCTAGATATAAGATTAGGGATTTACACAGCCTTTGTATTAAAATATCCACAGGGTAGAGAAGAACTTCTTATTCATTATAAAGAACCTTTAAGTCAAGAAAAGGATGGCAAGCACTTTAAGATTGTCCGTCGCTTTCAGACGTGTGATGATGTTAGTATTGACTTTGAGGGAAATGATTTAGATGATGTTTATGAGAGTCTTGTAAAAGAAACTGGTAAGAAAGAATTACAAGTTTTAGAAAAAGCTAATCTTAGAAACTCTATTGAACTCAGTGACCAATTAGATAAATTAGAAAAAAAGGCACAGCAGCTAAAGAAAAAGATGTATTCTGAAAAATCAATGAGAAAACAAATGGAAATAAAAAGAGATTATCAGGCTACATTGAAAGAAATAGAAGCATTAAAGAAGCAAAATTGA